From the Clupea harengus chromosome 15, Ch_v2.0.2, whole genome shotgun sequence genome, one window contains:
- the daam1b gene encoding disheveled-associated activator of morphogenesis 1b isoform X2, with translation MAPRKRGGGGRGVSFIFCCFQSNDHPEITYRLREDFALQTMEPALPMPTYDELDGMFSELVDELDLTEKHREAMFNLPAEKKWQIYCSKKKEQEENKGATSWPEYYIDQLNSMAARKTLLALEKEDEEERNKTIESLKTALRTQPMRFVTRFIDLDGLTCILNFLKTMDYETTESQIHTSLIGCIKALMNNSQGRAHVLSHSESINIIAQSLATENIKTKVAVLEIMGAVCLVPGGHRKILEAMLHYQKFACERTRFQTLLNDLDRSTGRYRDEVSLKTAIMSFINAILSQGAGETSLEFRVHLRYEFLMLGIQPIIDKLRSHDNATLDRHLDYFEMLRNDDELALARRFESVHIDTKSASQVFDLIRKKMNHTDAYPHFMSVLHHCLLMPHKRSGNTVQYWLLLDRIVQQMVLQNDKGHDPDVTPLENFNVKNVVRMLVNENEVKQWKEQAEKMRKEHHELQQKLEKKERECDAKTQEKDDMMQTLNKMKEKLERESSEHKSVKQQLSELTVRLHELNTRQIATVPGGPPLIPGPPGGPLPPPPPPMSAGMPPPPPPPPPGGMPPPPPPPPGGPPPPPGRPPLCGAPPPPGAPLGPASNKKNIPQPSNPLKSFNWSKLAENKLEGTVWAEVDDNRVFKILDLVDIEKTFSAYQRQQKELEDDSLNLKKVKELSVIDGRRAQNCNILLSRLKLSNEEIKRAIMTMDEQEDLPKDMLEQMLKFVPEKSDVDLLEEHKHELDRMAKADRFLYEMSRINHYQQRLQSLYFKKKFAERIAEIKPKVEALSKASKEVLHSRNLKQLLEVVLAFGNYMNKGQRGNAYGFKVSSLNKIADTKSSIDKNVTLLHYLITILEKKYPKVMHFPEDLLNVPEAAKVNMTELEKEINNLRSGLRSVENELEFQRKHPQVYGDKFVSVVSQFITVASFGFSDVEDSLHEAKEFYVRAVTHFGEEDGKMQPDEFFGIFDQFLQAFGEARQENENMRRRKEEEERRARMEAQMKEQRDKERKARKAKENGEDDGGEFDDLVSALRSGEVFDKDLSKMKRNRRRINSQPDTGRERPVTKLNF, from the exons GATGAGTTGGACCTCACAGAGAAGCACAGGGAGGCCATGTTTAACCTTCCGGCGGAGAAGAAATGGCAGATCTACTGCAGCAAGAAGAAG gagcaggaggaaaacaAAGGGGCTACCAGCTGGCCTGAGTACTACATAGACCAGCTGAACTCCATGGCCGCC agAAAAACACTCCTGGCTCTggagaaggaggatgaggaggagcgaAACAAGACCATCGAGAGCCTCAAAACAGCCCTCAGAACACAACCAATGAG GTTTGTGACGCGGTTTATCGACCTGGACGGCCTCACCTGCATCCTGAACTTCCTGAAGACGATGGACTACGAGACCACGGAGTCGCAGATCCACACCTCGCTCATAGGCTGCATCAAGGCACTGATGAACAACTCGCAGGGCCGCGCCCACGTGCTCTCGCACTCGGAGAGCATCAACATCATCGCTCAGAGCCTGGCCACCGAGAACATCAAGACCAAGGTGGCCGTCCTGGAGATCATGGGCGCAGTGTGCCTGGTGCCCGGAGGCCACAGGAAGATCCTGGAAGCCATGCTGCACTACCAGAAGTTTGCCTGCGAGCGGACGCGGTTTCAG ACATTACTAAACGATCTGGACAGGAGCACAGGCCGGTACAGGGACGAGGTCAGCCTCAAAACAGCAATCATGTCCTTCATTAACGCTATTCTCAGCCAAGGAGCAGGGGAG ACGAGCTTGGAATTTAGGGTGCATCTAAGATACGAGTTCCTAATGCTGGGTATCCAACCAATCATTGATAAACTGAGGTCTCACGATAACGCCACGCTAGACAG GCATTTAGATTACTTTGAAATGCTGAGAAATGACGACGAGCTTGCTCTCGCAAGACGTTTCGAGTCG GTGCATATAGACACGAAGAGTGCCAGCCAGGTGTTCGACCTCATCCGGAAGAAGATGAACCACACAGACGCGTACCCGCACTTCATGTCTGTGCTGCACCACTGTCTCCTCATGCCtc ATAAAAGGAGTGGGAACACTGTGCAGTACTGGCTCCTCCTTGACCGCATCGTCCAGCAGATGGTCCTACAGAATGACAAAGGTCACGACCCCGACGTGACCCCGCTTGAGAACTTCAACGTGAAGAACGTGGTCCGCAT GCTTGTAAACGAAAACGAGGTCAAACAGTGGAAGGAGCAGGCGGAGAAAATGCGCAAGG AGCACCACGAGTTACAGCAGAAGCTCGAGAAGAAGGAGCGCGAGTGCGACGCCAAGACTCAAGAGAAGGATGACATGATGCAGACGCTCAACAAGATGAAGGAGAagttggagagggagagcagcgaGCACAAGTCGGTCAAACAGCAATTGTCTGAACTCACGGTCCGGCTACACGAACTCAACACG AGGCAGATTGCCACTGTCCCTGGGGgccctcctctcatccctgGACCTCCAGGTGGacccctgccccctcctccgCCCCCGATGTCCGCCGGTATGCCCCCACCACCGCCCCCTCCTCCGCCAGGTGGTAtgccacctcccccacccccacccccaggtgGGCCCCCACCACCCCCGGGTCGCCCACCTCTCTGTGGAGCTCCGCCGCCCCCTGGGGCGCCCCTGGGACCCGCTTCGAATAAGAAGAACATCCCTCAGCCTTCCAACCCACTCAAGTCCTTCAACTGGTCCAAGCTGGCTGAG AACAAGCTGGAGGGAACGGTGTGGGCAGAGGTTGACGACAACAGAGTTTTCAAGATCCTTGACCTGGTGGACATCGAGAAGACTTTCTCTGCttaccagagacaacag AAAGAACTGGAGGACGACTCCCTGAACTTAAAAAAAGTCAAGGAGCTGTCTGTTATTGATGGCCGCCGGGCACAGAACTGCAACATCCTATTGTCCCG GTTGAAGTTGTCGAACGAGGAGATTAAGAGAGCCATCATGACCATGGACGAGCAGGAGGATCTGCCCAAGGACATGCTAGAGCAG ATGCTGAAGTTTGTCCCGGAGAAGAGTGACGtggacctgctggaggagcacaAACACGAGCTGGACCGCATGGCCAAGGCTGACCGCTTCCTCTACGAGATGAGCAG AATAAACCACTACCAACAGAGACTTCAGTCACTGTACTTCAAAAAGAAATTTGCCGAAAGGATCGCTGAGATCAAACCCAAAGTTGAAG CACTGTCCAAGGCCTCCAAAGAGGTGCTGCACAGccggaacctgaagcagcttcTGGAGGTGGTCCTGGCCTTCGGCAACTACATGAACAAGGGCCAGCGGGGCAACGCCTACGGCTTCAAAGTGTCATCGCTCAACAAGATCGCCGACACCAAGTCCAGCATCGACAA gaatgtcacCCTCCTTCATTACCTGATCACCATCTTGGAGAAGAAGTACCCCAAAGTCATGCACTTCCCCGAGGACCTTCTGAATGTTCCGGAAGCAGCAAAAGTCAA catgacGGAACTGGAGAAGGAGATCAATAACCTACGCAGCGGCTTGAGAAGTGTGGAAAAT gaGCTGGAGTTCCAGAGGAAGCACCCGCAGGTGTACGGTGACAAGTTTGTGTCTGTAGTCAGCCAGTTCATCACCGTGGCCAGCTTCGGCTTCTCCGATGTGGAGGACTCTCTCCACGAGGCCAAAGAGTTT TATGTTCGGGCAGTGACGCACTTTGGCGAGGAGGATGGCAAAATGCAGCCGGATGAGTTCTTTGGCATATTTGACCAGTTCCTGCAGGCCTTCGGTGAGGCGCGGCAGGAGAACGAAAACATGCGGCGccgcaaggaggaggaggaacgcAGGGCACGGATGGAGGCTCAG aTGAAGGAGCAGCGCGACAAGGAACGGAAGGCACGCAAGGCCAAGGAGAACGGCGAGGACGACGGTGGTGAATTTGATGACCTGGTGTCGGCGCTGCGCTCTGGCGAGGTGTTTGACAAGGACTTGTCCAAGATGAAGCGCAACCGCCGGCGGATCAACAGCCAGCCAGACACGGGCCGCGAGCGCCCCGTCACCAAACTCAACTTCTAA
- the daam1b gene encoding disheveled-associated activator of morphogenesis 1b isoform X1 gives MAPRKRGGGGRGVSFIFCCFQSNDHPEITYRLREDFALQTMEPALPMPTYDELDGMFSELVDELDLTEKHREAMFNLPAEKKWQIYCSKKKEQEENKGATSWPEYYIDQLNSMAARKTLLALEKEDEEERNKTIESLKTALRTQPMRFVTRFIDLDGLTCILNFLKTMDYETTESQIHTSLIGCIKALMNNSQGRAHVLSHSESINIIAQSLATENIKTKVAVLEIMGAVCLVPGGHRKILEAMLHYQKFACERTRFQTLLNDLDRSTGRYRDEVSLKTAIMSFINAILSQGAGETSLEFRVHLRYEFLMLGIQPIIDKLRSHDNATLDRHLDYFEMLRNDDELALARRFESVHIDTKSASQVFDLIRKKMNHTDAYPHFMSVLHHCLLMPHKRSGNTVQYWLLLDRIVQQMVLQNDKGHDPDVTPLENFNVKNVVRMLVNENEVKQWKEQAEKMRKEHHELQQKLEKKERECDAKTQEKDDMMQTLNKMKEKLERESSEHKSVKQQLSELTVRLHELNTRQIATVPGGPPLIPGPPGGPLPPPPPPMSAGMPPPPPPPPPGGMPPPPPPPPGGPPPPPGRPPLCGAPPPPGAPLGPASNKKNIPQPSNPLKSFNWSKLAENKLEGTVWAEVDDNRVFKILDLVDIEKTFSAYQRQQDFFMVNNNRQKELEDDSLNLKKVKELSVIDGRRAQNCNILLSRLKLSNEEIKRAIMTMDEQEDLPKDMLEQMLKFVPEKSDVDLLEEHKHELDRMAKADRFLYEMSRINHYQQRLQSLYFKKKFAERIAEIKPKVEALSKASKEVLHSRNLKQLLEVVLAFGNYMNKGQRGNAYGFKVSSLNKIADTKSSIDKNVTLLHYLITILEKKYPKVMHFPEDLLNVPEAAKVNMTELEKEINNLRSGLRSVENELEFQRKHPQVYGDKFVSVVSQFITVASFGFSDVEDSLHEAKEFYVRAVTHFGEEDGKMQPDEFFGIFDQFLQAFGEARQENENMRRRKEEEERRARMEAQMKEQRDKERKARKAKENGEDDGGEFDDLVSALRSGEVFDKDLSKMKRNRRRINSQPDTGRERPVTKLNF, from the exons GATGAGTTGGACCTCACAGAGAAGCACAGGGAGGCCATGTTTAACCTTCCGGCGGAGAAGAAATGGCAGATCTACTGCAGCAAGAAGAAG gagcaggaggaaaacaAAGGGGCTACCAGCTGGCCTGAGTACTACATAGACCAGCTGAACTCCATGGCCGCC agAAAAACACTCCTGGCTCTggagaaggaggatgaggaggagcgaAACAAGACCATCGAGAGCCTCAAAACAGCCCTCAGAACACAACCAATGAG GTTTGTGACGCGGTTTATCGACCTGGACGGCCTCACCTGCATCCTGAACTTCCTGAAGACGATGGACTACGAGACCACGGAGTCGCAGATCCACACCTCGCTCATAGGCTGCATCAAGGCACTGATGAACAACTCGCAGGGCCGCGCCCACGTGCTCTCGCACTCGGAGAGCATCAACATCATCGCTCAGAGCCTGGCCACCGAGAACATCAAGACCAAGGTGGCCGTCCTGGAGATCATGGGCGCAGTGTGCCTGGTGCCCGGAGGCCACAGGAAGATCCTGGAAGCCATGCTGCACTACCAGAAGTTTGCCTGCGAGCGGACGCGGTTTCAG ACATTACTAAACGATCTGGACAGGAGCACAGGCCGGTACAGGGACGAGGTCAGCCTCAAAACAGCAATCATGTCCTTCATTAACGCTATTCTCAGCCAAGGAGCAGGGGAG ACGAGCTTGGAATTTAGGGTGCATCTAAGATACGAGTTCCTAATGCTGGGTATCCAACCAATCATTGATAAACTGAGGTCTCACGATAACGCCACGCTAGACAG GCATTTAGATTACTTTGAAATGCTGAGAAATGACGACGAGCTTGCTCTCGCAAGACGTTTCGAGTCG GTGCATATAGACACGAAGAGTGCCAGCCAGGTGTTCGACCTCATCCGGAAGAAGATGAACCACACAGACGCGTACCCGCACTTCATGTCTGTGCTGCACCACTGTCTCCTCATGCCtc ATAAAAGGAGTGGGAACACTGTGCAGTACTGGCTCCTCCTTGACCGCATCGTCCAGCAGATGGTCCTACAGAATGACAAAGGTCACGACCCCGACGTGACCCCGCTTGAGAACTTCAACGTGAAGAACGTGGTCCGCAT GCTTGTAAACGAAAACGAGGTCAAACAGTGGAAGGAGCAGGCGGAGAAAATGCGCAAGG AGCACCACGAGTTACAGCAGAAGCTCGAGAAGAAGGAGCGCGAGTGCGACGCCAAGACTCAAGAGAAGGATGACATGATGCAGACGCTCAACAAGATGAAGGAGAagttggagagggagagcagcgaGCACAAGTCGGTCAAACAGCAATTGTCTGAACTCACGGTCCGGCTACACGAACTCAACACG AGGCAGATTGCCACTGTCCCTGGGGgccctcctctcatccctgGACCTCCAGGTGGacccctgccccctcctccgCCCCCGATGTCCGCCGGTATGCCCCCACCACCGCCCCCTCCTCCGCCAGGTGGTAtgccacctcccccacccccacccccaggtgGGCCCCCACCACCCCCGGGTCGCCCACCTCTCTGTGGAGCTCCGCCGCCCCCTGGGGCGCCCCTGGGACCCGCTTCGAATAAGAAGAACATCCCTCAGCCTTCCAACCCACTCAAGTCCTTCAACTGGTCCAAGCTGGCTGAG AACAAGCTGGAGGGAACGGTGTGGGCAGAGGTTGACGACAACAGAGTTTTCAAGATCCTTGACCTGGTGGACATCGAGAAGACTTTCTCTGCttaccagagacaacag GACTTCTTTATGGTCAATAACAACAGACAG AAAGAACTGGAGGACGACTCCCTGAACTTAAAAAAAGTCAAGGAGCTGTCTGTTATTGATGGCCGCCGGGCACAGAACTGCAACATCCTATTGTCCCG GTTGAAGTTGTCGAACGAGGAGATTAAGAGAGCCATCATGACCATGGACGAGCAGGAGGATCTGCCCAAGGACATGCTAGAGCAG ATGCTGAAGTTTGTCCCGGAGAAGAGTGACGtggacctgctggaggagcacaAACACGAGCTGGACCGCATGGCCAAGGCTGACCGCTTCCTCTACGAGATGAGCAG AATAAACCACTACCAACAGAGACTTCAGTCACTGTACTTCAAAAAGAAATTTGCCGAAAGGATCGCTGAGATCAAACCCAAAGTTGAAG CACTGTCCAAGGCCTCCAAAGAGGTGCTGCACAGccggaacctgaagcagcttcTGGAGGTGGTCCTGGCCTTCGGCAACTACATGAACAAGGGCCAGCGGGGCAACGCCTACGGCTTCAAAGTGTCATCGCTCAACAAGATCGCCGACACCAAGTCCAGCATCGACAA gaatgtcacCCTCCTTCATTACCTGATCACCATCTTGGAGAAGAAGTACCCCAAAGTCATGCACTTCCCCGAGGACCTTCTGAATGTTCCGGAAGCAGCAAAAGTCAA catgacGGAACTGGAGAAGGAGATCAATAACCTACGCAGCGGCTTGAGAAGTGTGGAAAAT gaGCTGGAGTTCCAGAGGAAGCACCCGCAGGTGTACGGTGACAAGTTTGTGTCTGTAGTCAGCCAGTTCATCACCGTGGCCAGCTTCGGCTTCTCCGATGTGGAGGACTCTCTCCACGAGGCCAAAGAGTTT TATGTTCGGGCAGTGACGCACTTTGGCGAGGAGGATGGCAAAATGCAGCCGGATGAGTTCTTTGGCATATTTGACCAGTTCCTGCAGGCCTTCGGTGAGGCGCGGCAGGAGAACGAAAACATGCGGCGccgcaaggaggaggaggaacgcAGGGCACGGATGGAGGCTCAG aTGAAGGAGCAGCGCGACAAGGAACGGAAGGCACGCAAGGCCAAGGAGAACGGCGAGGACGACGGTGGTGAATTTGATGACCTGGTGTCGGCGCTGCGCTCTGGCGAGGTGTTTGACAAGGACTTGTCCAAGATGAAGCGCAACCGCCGGCGGATCAACAGCCAGCCAGACACGGGCCGCGAGCGCCCCGTCACCAAACTCAACTTCTAA
- the LOC105897774 gene encoding trans-L-3-hydroxyproline dehydratase codes for MDLPRLPPHDGSVLSVVDMHTGGEPLRIITSGYPKIEGDTVLSKRRFVREHLDHLRKVLMFEPRGHYDMYGALLVQSELPDADLGVLFMHNEGYSTMCGHAVIALGRYAVDYALVKTPSARETQVNIHCPCGLVKAFVEYSYGKTGAVRFHSVPAFAFATDVKVTVPGHGEVAVDISYGGAFYAFVSAERFGLDVNTSRTRDLVDVATAVTNAVKSQVKLRHPVHEDLSFLYGTILTDGKDSFSDEPTANVCVFADAQVDRSPTGSGVTARIALQYHKGLIQLNQTRTFRSGATASLFTGKAVQETICGDFKAVVVEVGGHAHYTGVASFVQESNDDLSQGFLLR; via the exons ATGGACTTGCCACGTCTTCCACCTCATGATGGATCTGTGCTGTCTGTCGTGGACATGCACACTGGAGGAGAGCCGCTGCGGATCATCACGAGTGGATACCCCAAAATAGAGGGCGATACAGTGTTGTCCAAACGACGCTTCGTGCGAGAACACCTGGACCACCTGAGAAAAGTGCTGATGTTTGAGCCCCGTGGTCACTATGACATGTACGGTGCCCTGTTGGTCCAAAGTGAGCTTCCTGACGCGGATCTGGGAGTTCTGTTTATGCACAACGAAGGGTACAGCACTATGTGTGGGCACGCAGTCATTGCGCTTGGCCGTTACGCGGTGGATTACGCTCTCGTGAAAACCCCCAGTGCTCGGGAAACTCAGGTGAACATCCACTGTCCCTGCGGCCTGGTTAAGGCCTTCGTGGAGTATTCCTACGGCAAGACAGGAGCAGTGAGGTTTCACAGTGTCCCGGCTTTTGCTTTTGCAACGG ATGTGAAAGTTACTGTACCTGGACATGGTGAAGTCGCTGTGGACATAAGCTACGGTGGGGCATTTTACGCTTTTGTCAGTGCAGAAAGATTTGGACTTGATGTCAACACATCTAGGACAAGAGACCTAGTGGATGTAGCCACTGCAGTGACCAATGCGGTCAAATCCCAG GTGAAGCTTCGTCATCCAGTGCATGAGGATCTTTCCTTCCTGTACGGGACTATCCTCACTGATGGCAAAGACAGCTTCTCGGATGAGCCGACagcaaatgtctgtgtgtttgctgatgcACAG GTTGATCGGAGTCCGACAGGGTCTGGAGTGACCGCTCGCATCGCTCTTCAGTACCATAAAGGCCTGATCCAGCTCAACCAGACCAGAACCTTCAGGAGCGGGGCCACGGCATCACTCTTCACTGGCAAAGCAGTCCAG GAAACCATCTGTGGGGACTTCAAGGCAGTGGTGGTTGAGGTCGGAGGTCACGCACACTACACCGGTGTGGCGAGCTTCGTGCAGGAGAGCAACGATGACCTCAGCCAAGGGTTTCTTCTCAGATGA